The following proteins come from a genomic window of Streptomyces sp. GS7:
- a CDS encoding 3-hydroxyacyl-CoA dehydrogenase NAD-binding domain-containing protein → MSESAAVSTIRWEQDETGVVTLVLDDPDQSANTMNNAFKTSLTAVADRLEAEKDSIRGIIFTSAKKTFFAGGDLRDLIAVTPEQAQQAFEAGNGIKRDLRRIETLGKPVVAAINGAALGGGYEIALACHHRVALDTPGTKIGLPEVTLGLLPAGGGVTRTVRLLGITDALLKVLLQGTQYNATRAKDNGLIHEVAQSSEELLAKAREFIDAHPESQQPWDLKGYKIPGGTPAHPKFAANLPAFPANLKKQLNGAPYPAPRNILAAAVEGSQVDFETAQTIEARYFVELVTGQVSKNMIQAFFFDLQAVNSGASRPKGIASRTVEKVAVLGAGMMGAGIAYACAKAGIQVVLKDVTPEAAQKGKAYSEGLLAKALARGRTTEAQRDELLARITPTAEPADLAGCDAVIEAVFEDVALKHKVFKEIQHIVAPDALLCSNTSTLPITLLAEGVERDADFIGLHFFSPVDKMPLVEIIKGERTGDEALARAFDLVRQIKKTPIVVNDSRGFFTSRVIGHFINEGVAMIGEGLDPVSVEQAAAQAGYPAKVLSLMDELTLTLPRKIRNETRRAVEEAGGSWQPHPADAVIDRMVDEFERPGRSGGAGFYDYGEDGRRTGLWPGLREHFQQEGAAIPFVDMQERMLFSEALDTVRCLEEGVLTSVADANIGSLFGIGFPGWTGGVLQYINGYQGGPGREKAAGAGREELVGLPGFVARARELQAAYGERFAPSALLVEKAEKGERFGD, encoded by the coding sequence ATGAGTGAATCCGCTGCCGTGTCGACCATCCGCTGGGAGCAGGACGAGACCGGCGTCGTCACCCTGGTCCTGGACGATCCGGACCAGTCCGCCAACACCATGAACAACGCCTTCAAGACCTCCCTCACCGCGGTCGCCGACCGCCTGGAGGCCGAGAAGGACAGCATCCGCGGCATCATCTTCACCTCCGCCAAGAAGACCTTCTTCGCCGGCGGCGACCTGCGCGACCTGATCGCCGTCACCCCCGAGCAGGCCCAGCAGGCGTTCGAGGCCGGCAACGGCATCAAGCGCGACCTGCGCCGCATCGAGACGCTCGGCAAGCCCGTCGTCGCCGCCATCAACGGCGCGGCGCTCGGCGGCGGTTACGAGATCGCCCTGGCCTGCCACCACCGCGTCGCCCTGGACACCCCCGGCACCAAGATCGGCCTGCCCGAGGTCACCCTCGGCCTGCTGCCCGCCGGCGGCGGGGTGACCCGTACGGTCCGGCTGCTGGGCATCACCGACGCGCTGCTGAAGGTGCTGCTCCAGGGCACGCAGTACAACGCCACCCGCGCCAAGGACAACGGGTTGATCCACGAGGTCGCCCAGTCCTCCGAGGAACTGCTCGCCAAGGCCCGGGAGTTCATCGACGCCCACCCCGAGTCCCAGCAGCCCTGGGACCTCAAGGGCTACAAGATCCCCGGCGGCACACCGGCGCACCCGAAGTTCGCCGCCAACCTCCCGGCGTTCCCCGCGAACCTCAAGAAGCAGCTCAACGGCGCGCCGTACCCGGCGCCGCGCAACATCCTCGCCGCGGCCGTCGAGGGCTCCCAGGTCGACTTCGAGACCGCCCAGACCATCGAGGCGCGCTACTTCGTCGAGCTGGTGACCGGCCAGGTCTCCAAGAACATGATCCAGGCGTTCTTCTTCGACCTCCAGGCCGTCAACTCCGGTGCCAGCCGCCCCAAGGGCATCGCGTCGCGCACGGTCGAGAAGGTCGCGGTGCTGGGCGCCGGCATGATGGGCGCCGGGATCGCCTACGCCTGCGCGAAGGCCGGTATCCAGGTCGTCCTCAAGGACGTCACCCCGGAGGCGGCGCAGAAGGGCAAGGCGTACTCCGAGGGGCTGCTCGCCAAGGCGCTGGCCAGGGGGCGGACGACCGAGGCGCAGCGCGACGAGCTGCTGGCGCGGATCACGCCCACCGCCGAGCCGGCCGACCTCGCGGGCTGCGACGCCGTCATCGAGGCGGTCTTCGAGGACGTGGCCCTCAAGCACAAGGTGTTCAAGGAGATCCAGCACATCGTCGCGCCCGACGCGCTGCTGTGCTCCAACACCTCCACCCTGCCGATCACCCTGCTCGCCGAAGGCGTCGAGCGGGACGCCGACTTCATCGGTCTGCACTTCTTCTCGCCGGTCGACAAGATGCCGCTGGTGGAGATCATCAAGGGCGAGCGGACCGGTGACGAGGCACTGGCCCGCGCCTTCGACCTGGTGCGCCAGATCAAGAAGACGCCGATCGTCGTCAACGACTCCCGCGGTTTCTTCACCTCCCGCGTCATCGGCCACTTCATCAACGAAGGCGTGGCGATGATCGGCGAGGGCCTGGACCCGGTCTCCGTCGAGCAGGCCGCCGCCCAGGCCGGCTACCCGGCCAAGGTGCTGTCCCTGATGGACGAGCTGACCCTGACCCTCCCGCGCAAGATCCGCAACGAGACCAGGCGGGCCGTCGAGGAGGCCGGCGGCAGCTGGCAGCCGCACCCGGCCGACGCCGTCATCGACCGCATGGTGGACGAGTTCGAGCGCCCCGGGCGCAGCGGCGGCGCGGGCTTCTACGACTACGGCGAGGACGGCCGGCGGACCGGTCTGTGGCCGGGGCTGCGCGAGCACTTCCAGCAGGAGGGCGCCGCCATCCCGTTCGTCGACATGCAGGAGCGGATGCTGTTCTCCGAGGCGCTGGACACCGTCCGCTGCCTGGAAGAGGGCGTGCTCACCTCCGTCGCCGACGCCAACATCGGCTCCCTCTTCGGCATCGGCTTCCCGGGCTGGACCGGCGGTGTGCTCCAGTACATCAACGGGTACCAGGGTGGGCCAGGGCGGGAGAAAGCCGCCGGGGCGGGCCGGGAGGAGCTGGTCGGCCTGCCCGGATTCGTGGCCCGCGCCCGCGAGTTGCAGGCGGCCTACGGCGAGCGCTTCGCGCCCAGTGCGCTGCTGGTCGAGAAGGCCGAGAAGGGGGAGCGGTTCGGCGACTGA
- a CDS encoding acetyl-CoA C-acetyltransferase produces MSTEAYVYDAIRTPRGRGKANGALHGTKPIDLVVGLIHEVRRRFPDLDPAAIDDIVLGVVGPVGDQGSDIARIAAIAAGLPDTVAGVQENRFCASGLEAVNMAAAKVRSGWEDLVLAGGVESMSRVPMASDGGAWFADPMTNFDTGFVPQGIGADLIATIEGYSRRDVDEFAALSQERAAAAWKDGRFERSVVPVRDRNGLLVLDHDEHMRPGTTADSLAVLKPSFAAIGDAGGFDAVALQNYHWVERIDHVHHAGNSSGIVDGAALVAIGSKEVGERYGLTPRARIISAAVSGSEPTIMLTGPAPASRKALAKAGLTIDDIDLVEINEAFAAVVLRFVKDMGLSLDKVNVNGGAIAMGHPLGATGAMILGTLIDELERQDKRYGLATLCVGGGMGIATVIERL; encoded by the coding sequence GTGAGCACCGAAGCGTATGTGTACGACGCGATCCGCACCCCCCGAGGCCGTGGCAAGGCCAACGGCGCACTGCACGGCACCAAGCCGATCGACCTGGTCGTCGGCCTGATCCACGAAGTGCGCCGGCGCTTCCCCGACCTGGATCCGGCCGCGATCGACGACATCGTCCTCGGTGTCGTCGGACCGGTCGGCGACCAGGGATCCGACATCGCCCGGATCGCCGCGATCGCCGCCGGGCTGCCCGACACCGTCGCCGGCGTCCAGGAGAACCGCTTCTGTGCCTCCGGCCTCGAAGCCGTCAACATGGCCGCCGCCAAGGTCCGTTCGGGCTGGGAGGACCTGGTGCTGGCGGGCGGCGTCGAATCGATGTCGCGGGTTCCGATGGCCTCCGACGGCGGCGCCTGGTTCGCCGACCCGATGACCAACTTCGACACCGGATTCGTGCCCCAGGGCATCGGCGCCGACCTCATCGCCACCATCGAGGGCTACTCCCGCCGCGATGTCGACGAGTTCGCCGCGCTGTCCCAGGAACGGGCCGCCGCCGCCTGGAAGGACGGCCGCTTCGAGCGCTCCGTCGTCCCCGTGCGCGACCGCAACGGCCTGCTCGTCCTCGACCACGACGAGCACATGCGCCCCGGCACCACCGCCGACTCCCTGGCGGTCCTCAAGCCGTCCTTCGCCGCCATCGGGGACGCCGGCGGCTTCGACGCGGTGGCCCTCCAGAATTACCACTGGGTCGAGAGGATCGACCACGTCCACCACGCCGGCAACTCCTCCGGCATCGTGGACGGCGCGGCACTGGTCGCCATCGGCTCCAAGGAGGTCGGCGAGCGCTACGGCCTCACCCCGCGGGCCCGCATCATCTCCGCCGCGGTCTCCGGATCCGAGCCGACGATCATGCTCACCGGCCCGGCGCCGGCCAGCCGCAAGGCCCTCGCCAAGGCCGGACTCACCATCGACGACATCGACCTCGTCGAGATCAACGAGGCGTTCGCCGCCGTCGTCCTGCGCTTCGTCAAGGACATGGGCCTGAGCCTCGACAAGGTCAACGTCAACGGTGGCGCCATCGCCATGGGCCACCCCCTCGGCGCCACCGGCGCGATGATCCTCGGCACCCTCATCGACGAACTGGAGCGGCAGGACAAGCGCTACGGCCTGGCCACCCTCTGCGTCGGCGGCGGAATGGGCATCGCCACCGTCATCGAGCGCCTCTGA
- a CDS encoding acyl-CoA dehydrogenase family protein, translated as MKRQLFTDDHDAFRETVRTFLAKEVTPYYEQWEKDGIVSRDAWRAAGRQGLLGLAVPAEYGGGGESDFRYSAVLAEEFTRAGAAGLAIGLHNDIVGPYLTSLATDEQKHRWLPGFCSGETITAIAMTEPGAGSDLQGIRTSAEDRGDHWILNGSKTFISNGILADLVIVVARTTPEGGAHGLSLLVVERGMEGFERGRNLDKIGQKSQDTAELFFRDVRVPKENLLGELNGAFVHLMTNLAQERMGIAIAGIAGAEHLLEITTRYVKEREAFGRPLAKLQHIRFEIAEMATECAVTRTFLDRCIADHSDGTLDAVHASMAKWWATELQKRVADRCLQLHGGYGYMTEYRVAKAFTDGRIQTIYGGTTEIMKEIIGRSLLG; from the coding sequence GTGAAGCGCCAGCTCTTCACCGACGACCACGACGCCTTCCGCGAGACCGTACGCACCTTCCTCGCCAAGGAGGTGACGCCGTACTACGAGCAGTGGGAGAAGGACGGCATCGTCAGCCGGGACGCCTGGCGGGCGGCCGGCCGGCAGGGGCTCCTCGGACTGGCCGTGCCCGCGGAGTACGGCGGCGGCGGGGAGAGCGACTTCCGCTACAGCGCGGTGCTGGCGGAGGAGTTCACCCGGGCCGGGGCCGCCGGGCTCGCCATCGGACTCCACAACGACATCGTCGGCCCCTACCTGACCTCCCTCGCCACCGACGAGCAGAAGCACCGCTGGCTGCCCGGCTTCTGCAGCGGCGAGACGATCACCGCCATCGCGATGACCGAGCCCGGCGCCGGCTCCGACCTCCAGGGCATCCGCACCTCCGCCGAGGACCGCGGCGACCACTGGATCCTCAACGGCTCCAAGACCTTCATCTCCAACGGCATCCTCGCCGACCTCGTCATCGTCGTCGCCAGGACCACCCCCGAGGGCGGCGCGCACGGCCTGAGCCTGCTGGTCGTCGAGCGCGGCATGGAGGGCTTCGAGCGCGGTCGCAACCTCGACAAGATCGGCCAGAAGTCCCAGGACACCGCCGAACTGTTCTTCCGCGACGTGCGGGTGCCCAAGGAGAACCTGCTGGGTGAGCTCAACGGCGCGTTCGTCCACCTGATGACCAACCTCGCGCAGGAGCGCATGGGCATAGCGATCGCCGGGATCGCCGGCGCCGAGCACCTCCTGGAGATCACCACCCGGTACGTCAAGGAGCGCGAGGCGTTCGGACGGCCGCTGGCCAAGCTCCAGCACATCCGCTTCGAGATCGCCGAGATGGCCACCGAGTGCGCCGTCACCCGCACCTTCCTCGACCGCTGCATCGCCGACCACTCGGACGGCACCCTCGACGCGGTGCACGCCTCCATGGCCAAGTGGTGGGCCACCGAACTCCAGAAGCGGGTCGCCGACCGCTGCCTCCAACTCCACGGCGGCTACGGCTATATGACCGAGTACCGCGTGGCCAAGGCGTTCACCGACGGCCGCATCCAGACCATCTACGGCGGGACGACCGAGATCATGAAGGAGATCATCGGCCGCTCCCTGCTCGGCTGA
- a CDS encoding CaiB/BaiF CoA transferase family protein produces the protein MTQSGNGPLSGVRVVELAGIGPGPFAAMLLADLGADVVRVDRPGGAGLRIDPAHDITNRNKRSVLVDLKQPAGVAQVLDLAERADVLVEGYRPGVAERLGVGPEQCLARNPRLVYGRMTGWGQEGPLAGTAGHDIGYIAITGALGMIGPADGPPAVPANLLGDYAGGSLYLVIGVLAALQHARAEGGSGQVVDAAIVDGTAHLTAMIHGMLAAGGWQDRRGANLLDGGTPFYGTYATADGGYMAVGALEQRFYAEFIRLLGIEDEVPARDDLAAWDELRTAIAARFLTRTREEWTAVFQESDACVAPVLSLREAPGHPHLAARGTFVDHAGITQPAPAPRFSDTPGTLRRPPAQPGADTEQVARDWRIPSLAVPPEDPCRTERKDPVG, from the coding sequence ATGACGCAGTCAGGGAACGGCCCGCTGAGCGGGGTGCGGGTCGTGGAGCTCGCCGGCATCGGCCCCGGCCCCTTCGCGGCCATGCTGCTGGCCGATCTGGGCGCCGACGTCGTCCGGGTCGACCGGCCCGGAGGCGCCGGGCTGCGCATCGATCCGGCCCACGACATCACCAACCGCAACAAACGCTCGGTGCTGGTGGACCTGAAGCAGCCCGCCGGGGTGGCGCAGGTGCTCGACCTGGCCGAGCGGGCCGACGTCCTCGTCGAGGGGTACCGCCCCGGTGTGGCCGAGCGGCTCGGCGTCGGGCCCGAGCAGTGCCTGGCGCGCAACCCGCGGCTGGTCTACGGCCGGATGACCGGCTGGGGACAGGAGGGCCCGCTGGCCGGCACCGCGGGGCACGACATCGGCTATATCGCCATCACCGGCGCCCTCGGCATGATCGGCCCGGCCGACGGCCCGCCCGCCGTCCCCGCCAACCTCCTGGGCGACTACGCAGGGGGCTCGCTCTATCTGGTCATCGGCGTGCTCGCGGCACTCCAGCACGCCCGCGCCGAGGGCGGTAGCGGCCAGGTCGTCGACGCCGCCATCGTCGACGGCACGGCCCATCTGACAGCCATGATCCACGGCATGCTGGCGGCCGGCGGCTGGCAGGACCGGCGCGGCGCCAATCTGCTCGACGGCGGGACGCCGTTCTACGGCACGTACGCGACCGCGGACGGCGGCTATATGGCCGTCGGCGCGCTGGAGCAGCGCTTCTACGCCGAATTCATCCGCCTGCTCGGCATCGAGGACGAGGTCCCCGCCCGCGACGACCTCGCCGCCTGGGACGAGCTGCGGACCGCCATCGCCGCCCGGTTCCTGACCCGTACGCGGGAGGAGTGGACCGCGGTCTTCCAGGAGTCCGACGCCTGCGTGGCGCCCGTGCTGTCGCTGCGCGAGGCCCCCGGGCACCCGCATCTCGCCGCCCGCGGCACCTTCGTCGACCACGCCGGCATCACCCAGCCCGCCCCCGCGCCCCGCTTCTCGGACACCCCCGGAACGCTGCGCAGACCCCCCGCCCAGCCGGGCGCGGACACCGAGCAGGTCGCCCGCGACTGGCGGATCCCCAGCCTCGCGGTCCCGCCCGAAGACCCGTGCCGCACCGAGCGGAAGGACCCGGTCGGCTGA
- a CDS encoding MgtC/SapB family protein has translation MSHLATTLFDVHDGQGLRQFAELAIALLLSSLIGLEREARQKSAGLRTHTLVGVGSALFMEVSIHGFGSVLGMDGVTLDPSRIAAQVVSGIGFIGGGLIFVRKDAVRGLTTAATIWLTCAIGMACGGGLPLLAVGATAVHFLIVRGFSKVSERIGSGRSFDRVELRLSYRSQNGLLGRMLELCTGSGFRVTDVQVENGTGDAWVPAEVLLRLEGNGSAHPLVEALTELEGVRGVALGRQSDSTE, from the coding sequence ATGTCACACCTCGCCACCACACTGTTCGACGTCCACGACGGCCAGGGGCTGCGGCAGTTCGCCGAGCTCGCGATAGCCCTGCTGCTGTCCTCACTGATCGGGCTGGAGCGCGAGGCCCGGCAGAAGAGTGCCGGGCTGCGCACCCACACCCTCGTCGGCGTGGGCAGCGCGCTGTTCATGGAGGTGTCGATCCACGGCTTCGGATCGGTACTGGGCATGGACGGCGTCACCCTCGACCCGTCCCGGATAGCCGCGCAGGTCGTCTCCGGTATCGGCTTCATCGGCGGCGGACTGATCTTCGTCAGGAAGGACGCGGTCCGCGGGCTGACGACCGCCGCGACCATCTGGCTGACCTGCGCCATCGGCATGGCGTGCGGCGGCGGGCTGCCGCTGCTGGCCGTCGGCGCGACCGCGGTGCACTTCCTCATCGTGCGCGGCTTCTCGAAGGTCTCGGAACGGATCGGGTCGGGGCGGTCCTTCGACCGGGTCGAGCTGCGCCTGTCCTACCGGTCGCAGAACGGACTGCTGGGGCGGATGTTGGAGCTGTGCACCGGCAGCGGCTTCCGGGTCACCGACGTCCAGGTGGAGAACGGCACGGGCGACGCCTGGGTCCCGGCGGAGGTACTGCTCCGCCTGGAGGGGAACGGTTCCGCGCACCCCCTGGTCGAGGCGCTGACCGAGCTGGAGGGGGTGCGCGGGGTGGCGCTGGGGCGGCAGTCCGACAGCACCGAATGA
- a CDS encoding sialate:H+ symport family MFS transporter produces MAHPADGPRRTGRRRWYEEVTPRRWKAMFAAWIGYLLDGFDFVLITLVLTEVAGEFHLDTATAASLVSGAFVTRWLGGAVLGALGDRHGRRAAMVAGILLYSLGTFACGFAWNYTSLFAARLVIGLGMAGEYSASATYVLETWPVRLRNRASGFLISGYAGGTVLAAGLYGWVVPSWGWRPLFWIGVLPVLVALWVRRSLPEAGDWQAEIGGAPAGGPERHPERPNPFRPLFTGRVRGWANTVLAVIACAALLRVFTPAGAGHALWPAAAAALCLLAFAGQLGGRRGALLYVSLTVTVFCAFLYSWPLQALLPTYLKTELGYAPGQVADVMSAAGLGTMAGCWLAGFTGDLLGTRRAYAYTLLASLALVFPVFAVRGNLVGLGVLLFGLLALSQGISGILPKHIAGHFPTVTRAASLGFVYNAGALGGAVAPVLGARLAEGMPLGRALAVLTFGLTLVVVVLVGGDVPRRLGRLVDRQLTGDHLAPEPGDRGAGAGAGPGEASPGAA; encoded by the coding sequence ATGGCGCATCCTGCGGACGGCCCCCGTCGGACGGGGAGGCGGCGCTGGTACGAGGAGGTCACCCCGCGTCGGTGGAAGGCGATGTTCGCCGCCTGGATCGGCTATCTCCTCGACGGTTTCGACTTCGTGCTGATCACGCTGGTGCTGACCGAGGTCGCGGGTGAGTTCCACCTGGACACCGCGACCGCCGCCTCGCTCGTCTCCGGCGCGTTCGTCACCCGCTGGCTGGGCGGTGCGGTCCTGGGCGCGCTGGGCGACCGCCACGGCCGCAGGGCCGCCATGGTCGCCGGCATCCTGCTGTACTCGCTGGGCACCTTCGCCTGCGGATTCGCCTGGAACTACACCAGCCTGTTCGCCGCCCGGCTGGTGATCGGCCTGGGCATGGCGGGGGAGTACAGCGCGAGCGCGACGTACGTGCTGGAGACCTGGCCGGTCCGGCTGCGCAACCGGGCGTCGGGATTCCTGATCTCCGGTTACGCGGGCGGAACGGTCCTCGCGGCCGGGCTCTACGGCTGGGTGGTCCCCTCCTGGGGCTGGCGCCCGCTGTTCTGGATCGGGGTCCTGCCCGTCCTGGTCGCCCTATGGGTGCGCAGGTCGCTGCCGGAAGCCGGCGACTGGCAGGCGGAGATCGGCGGCGCACCGGCCGGCGGACCGGAGCGGCATCCGGAACGCCCGAATCCGTTCCGCCCGTTGTTCACCGGACGCGTCCGCGGCTGGGCCAACACGGTGCTGGCGGTGATCGCGTGCGCCGCGCTGCTCCGCGTCTTCACGCCCGCCGGCGCGGGACATGCGCTCTGGCCGGCCGCCGCCGCGGCGCTGTGCCTGCTCGCGTTCGCCGGGCAGCTCGGCGGGCGCCGGGGAGCGCTGCTGTACGTGTCCCTGACGGTGACGGTGTTCTGCGCGTTCCTGTACAGCTGGCCCCTCCAGGCGCTGCTGCCCACGTACCTGAAGACCGAGCTGGGCTACGCACCGGGGCAGGTCGCCGACGTGATGTCCGCCGCGGGCCTCGGCACGATGGCCGGCTGCTGGCTGGCGGGGTTCACCGGCGACCTGCTCGGCACCCGGCGGGCGTACGCGTACACCCTGCTGGCCTCGTTGGCGCTGGTCTTCCCGGTGTTCGCGGTTCGCGGGAACCTCGTGGGGCTCGGGGTCCTGCTCTTCGGGCTGCTCGCGCTCAGCCAGGGCATCTCCGGCATCCTGCCGAAGCACATCGCGGGCCACTTCCCGACCGTGACCCGCGCCGCGTCCCTGGGATTCGTCTACAACGCGGGCGCCCTGGGCGGTGCGGTGGCACCGGTGCTCGGGGCGCGGCTGGCCGAGGGCATGCCCCTGGGGCGGGCCCTGGCGGTGCTCACCTTCGGGCTGACGCTGGTGGTCGTCGTCCTCGTGGGCGGCGATGTTCCGCGGAGGCTGGGGCGGCTGGTGGACCGTCAGCTGACCGGAGACCACCTTGCGCCCGAGCCCGGGGACCGGGGCGCGGGAGCGGGTGCCGGTCCGGGGGAGGCGTCGCCCGGCGCGGCATGA
- a CDS encoding saccharopine dehydrogenase family protein, with product MRPQDTSGRAHDLVLYGATGFAGALTAAYLAEHAPEDCRWALAGRSTAKLERLRDRLAAINPDCAGLPLLTADSADPGSLHALASATRVLATTVGPYLLRGEPLVAACAAAGTDYLDLTGEPEFIDRVYLRHHATARASGARIVHACGFDSVPHDLGVHYTVGLLPEGVPLRIDGFVRTNGAFSGGTLASALTAVSRPAAMARVARERRRVEPRPAGRTVRAPFGPPLRSAETGTWGIPLPTVDPQIVARSAAALDRYGPDFRYRHYAAVRRLPTAAGAALGAGAVCALAQVPPARRWLSGRLEPGAGPGEERRARSWFRVRFVASGGGEQLVTEVAGGDPGYDETAKMLAESALSLAFDDLPETSGQVTTAVAMGDALTRRLQDAGIGFRVVRR from the coding sequence ATGCGACCGCAGGACACCTCCGGACGGGCCCATGACCTCGTCCTGTACGGAGCAACCGGGTTCGCGGGCGCGCTCACCGCCGCATACCTGGCCGAGCACGCCCCCGAGGACTGCCGCTGGGCGCTCGCCGGACGCAGCACCGCCAAACTGGAGCGGCTGCGCGACCGGTTGGCCGCGATCAACCCGGATTGCGCCGGCCTCCCGCTTCTGACGGCCGACAGCGCCGACCCCGGTTCGCTGCACGCCCTCGCCTCCGCCACCAGGGTCCTGGCCACCACGGTCGGCCCCTACCTGCTCCGCGGCGAGCCCCTGGTCGCGGCCTGCGCCGCGGCCGGCACGGACTATCTCGACCTCACGGGCGAGCCGGAGTTCATCGACCGCGTGTACCTCCGCCACCATGCGACGGCCCGTGCCTCCGGGGCGCGCATCGTCCACGCCTGCGGCTTCGACTCCGTTCCGCACGACCTGGGGGTGCACTACACGGTGGGGCTGCTCCCCGAGGGCGTCCCGCTGCGCATCGACGGCTTCGTGCGGACCAACGGGGCCTTCTCCGGCGGAACCCTCGCCTCCGCACTGACCGCCGTCTCGCGCCCGGCCGCCATGGCGCGGGTCGCCCGGGAGCGCCGTCGGGTGGAACCGCGGCCCGCCGGCCGCACCGTACGCGCACCGTTCGGGCCGCCCCTCCGGAGCGCCGAAACCGGCACCTGGGGAATCCCGCTGCCGACCGTCGACCCGCAGATCGTCGCCCGCTCGGCCGCCGCCCTCGACCGCTACGGGCCCGACTTCCGCTACCGCCACTACGCGGCCGTGCGCCGGCTGCCGACCGCCGCGGGAGCGGCCCTGGGCGCCGGTGCGGTGTGCGCTCTGGCCCAGGTGCCGCCCGCCCGCCGCTGGCTGTCGGGACGTCTGGAACCGGGCGCGGGGCCCGGTGAGGAGCGGCGCGCACGCAGCTGGTTCCGGGTGCGCTTCGTCGCCTCGGGAGGCGGGGAGCAGCTGGTCACCGAGGTCGCGGGCGGCGACCCCGGCTACGACGAGACGGCGAAGATGCTCGCCGAGTCGGCTCTGAGCCTGGCCTTCGACGACCTGCCGGAGACGTCGGGCCAGGTGACGACCGCGGTCGCCATGGGAGACGCGCTGACCCGCCGCCTCCAGGACGCCGGGATCGGTTTCCGGGTGGTCCGGCGGTAG
- a CDS encoding endonuclease V — MDTSGIISRDDELRHWPTDEAGARAVQDRLRTRVRLDEPGPEPGFEGTVVGVDVAYDDARDVVAAAAVALDARTLAVVDEATAVGPVSFPYIPGLLAFREIPTVLDALARLARTPGLVVCDGYGLAHPRRFGLASHLGVLTGLPTIGVAKNPFTFRYAPPGPERGDTSPLLDDGTSTEEPEEVGRALRTQRGVKPVFVSVGHRVDLDRACAHTLRLAASYRLPETTRAADSLCRRALAGA; from the coding sequence ATGGACACTTCCGGAATCATCTCCCGCGACGACGAGCTGCGGCACTGGCCGACGGACGAAGCCGGGGCACGCGCGGTCCAGGACCGGTTGCGGACCCGTGTACGGCTCGACGAGCCCGGCCCCGAACCGGGTTTCGAGGGCACCGTGGTCGGTGTGGACGTCGCCTACGACGACGCGCGCGACGTGGTCGCCGCGGCGGCCGTCGCCCTCGACGCGCGGACGCTCGCCGTCGTCGACGAGGCCACCGCCGTCGGCCCGGTCTCCTTCCCGTACATCCCGGGGCTGCTCGCCTTCCGAGAGATCCCCACCGTGCTGGACGCGCTCGCCCGCCTCGCCCGCACGCCCGGCCTGGTGGTCTGCGACGGCTACGGGCTGGCGCACCCGCGGCGCTTCGGTCTCGCCAGCCACCTCGGAGTGCTGACCGGACTGCCCACCATCGGCGTGGCCAAGAACCCGTTCACCTTCCGGTACGCGCCTCCGGGGCCGGAGCGGGGCGACACCTCGCCCCTCCTGGACGACGGGACGTCCACGGAGGAGCCCGAGGAGGTAGGACGTGCGCTGCGCACCCAGCGGGGCGTCAAGCCGGTGTTCGTGTCCGTAGGGCATCGCGTCGACCTCGACCGGGCGTGCGCGCATACGCTCCGTCTGGCGGCCTCCTACCGGCTTCCGGAGACGACCAGGGCCGCCGACTCCCTGTGCCGGCGGGCCCTCGCGGGCGCCTGA
- a CDS encoding YciI family protein, whose product MFVLELTYTAPLERVDAALQDHVEWLDKEYAAGHFIASGRKNPRNGGVILAAGIDRAAVEKITAADPFVVAGVCEYRITEFVATKTAPALEGYREQLPS is encoded by the coding sequence ATGTTCGTACTGGAACTGACCTACACCGCGCCCCTCGAACGCGTCGACGCCGCCCTCCAGGACCACGTGGAGTGGCTGGACAAGGAGTACGCCGCCGGGCACTTCATCGCCTCCGGCCGCAAGAACCCGCGCAACGGCGGCGTGATCCTCGCCGCCGGGATCGACCGTGCGGCAGTCGAGAAGATCACCGCCGCGGACCCGTTCGTCGTCGCCGGGGTCTGCGAGTACCGGATCACCGAGTTCGTCGCGACGAAGACCGCTCCGGCCCTGGAGGGGTACCGGGAGCAGCTGCCGTCCTGA